The Fimbriimonadaceae bacterium genome includes the window AAGCTGGACAAGAGAAGCCCAAATCTCAATGACATCGAGATTCGCGACCGAAAAACCAAGACCCTGCTTTGGAAGTGGGATGGCTCCCTTCCAAACAGCGTTTGGTTGCCCAGCCCGGGTGACAAACCCAAGGTCTGGTGGTTTGCCGATGCCCCAAGAATCGTCCCGCCGAAATGGGGACTCACACCTTCGCCCAACCCGAACGATCCCACCTCCGGCTGGGACATCGGCAACAACGCTCCCGACATCTATATCTTCCTCCCGAGCGGCAACTATCGCCAGCTGAGAAAGGACTTCCTGGAACTGACCGGAAGGAACGAGATGCCGCCGCTCTATCTGCTCGGCTACATCCACAGCCGCTACCATCCCTACTCGGAGCAGTCGGCGCTGGGGCTTATCGACGAGTACCGAAAGCGCAAATTCCCGCTCGACGTGTTCGTCATCGACACCGACTGGCGCATCGGAGCGTCGCACGGCTACGACTCAAACGTCAAGCTCTTCCCCGACATGGCCCGCTTCCTCGCCGCCGCGCACAAAAAGAACGTGCGCACCATGTTCAACGACCACCCCGAACCCCAAGCCCCCACCGCCCTCGATCCCAAAGAGCTCGCCTATCGCAGCGAAGGGCTCACCCGCTGGCTGAAGGCGGGCCTCGACGTGTGGTGGTACGACCGGAACTGGGCCGTCGGACTGCGTGAACCCCTGCCAAACCTGCGCAAGGAGGTGTGGGGGATGATGCTCTACCGAGACATCACTCAGGCCGCCAAGCCGAACCTGCGCCCCGCGATGATGGCGAACGTCGACGGCATCGACAACGGCTATCGCAACCGCCCGCCGAACATCGCCGCCCACCGTTTCCCGATCCAGTGGACCGGCGACCAGGGGCCGAGCTTCGATTTTCTGCGCAAGGGCGTCGAGAACGCCGTCCACGCGGGCGTCCACACCACCTTCGCCTACATGAGCGAAGACCTCGGCGGACACACCGGACACCCGAGCCCCGAACTGTTTGTGCGGTTCATGCAGTACGGCGCCCTCTCGCCCGTGATGCGTCTGCACTACACGGCAAGGCTGCCCGACCGCGAGCCTTGGGCGTGGGGCTCCGAAATCGAGCAGATGTGCCGCGACTACACCCTGCTGCGGTATCGCCTCCTGCCGCTCTTCTACGCATCCGCCCGCGAGAACTACGAGACCGGCGAGCCGATCCTCCGCCGTTGCGATCTGGACTATCCACAGCACGCCGAGGCCAAGCGGGACGACCAGTACCTGCTCGGCAAAGGGATTCTTGTTGCGCCCGTCGTAGACGGTATGGCGCAGAAGCCCGTGCCGCTGGAGTGGTTCCGTACTTCCGACGGAGGCAGCGGAATCTTCGGCGAGTTCTTCGACAATCCCAGGCTTGAAGGCACCCCGAGAGTGTCGGACGTCGAACGCGCCATCGACTTCGTCTGGGGAACGAGAGCCCGAGCCTCAACGCTCCCCGCCGACAACTTCTCGGCGCGGTTCACCACGAAGGTCGGCCCCATCCCCGGCGACAAACCGATCAAGCTCGGGCTGATCGCCGACGACGGCGTGCGCATGTGGATCGACGGCAAACTCGTCATTGACAAGTGGGTGCCGCAGGACAGCGTACTCACCTTCAGCCCGCAACATCTTCAGCCAGGAAAAACCTACGACATCAAGATCGAATATATGGAGCTAAGCGGCAACGCGACTTGCCGGCTCGTCTATGCCGACGCGATCCAAAACCCCGTCTCGAAG containing:
- a CDS encoding DUF5110 domain-containing protein, which produces MKAAFCISLAVLAAAGSAQSRDEVFGNIRIQALSDTVIRIEQKGRGGWEDRSTFHIQRKKWRGSAYFADREDDDDFEMFTENWELKLDKRSPNLNDIEIRDRKTKTLLWKWDGSLPNSVWLPSPGDKPKVWWFADAPRIVPPKWGLTPSPNPNDPTSGWDIGNNAPDIYIFLPSGNYRQLRKDFLELTGRNEMPPLYLLGYIHSRYHPYSEQSALGLIDEYRKRKFPLDVFVIDTDWRIGASHGYDSNVKLFPDMARFLAAAHKKNVRTMFNDHPEPQAPTALDPKELAYRSEGLTRWLKAGLDVWWYDRNWAVGLREPLPNLRKEVWGMMLYRDITQAAKPNLRPAMMANVDGIDNGYRNRPPNIAAHRFPIQWTGDQGPSFDFLRKGVENAVHAGVHTTFAYMSEDLGGHTGHPSPELFVRFMQYGALSPVMRLHYTARLPDREPWAWGSEIEQMCRDYTLLRYRLLPLFYASARENYETGEPILRRCDLDYPQHAEAKRDDQYLLGKGILVAPVVDGMAQKPVPLEWFRTSDGGSGIFGEFFDNPRLEGTPRVSDVERAIDFVWGTRARASTLPADNFSARFTTKVGPIPGDKPIKLGLIADDGVRMWIDGKLVIDKWVPQDSVLTFSPQHLQPGKTYDIKIEYMELSGNATCRLVYADAIQNPVSKRDVWIPPGQWQNVWTGQVIKGPTKTAASATLAQMPIFVKSGTIIPLAPQMDYVGQKPWSAVTLDIYPGASATQLIYEDDTTTNAYKNGGMRKTPIAVSTKGKDVVVNIGKTTGDYNGASKLRAWEVRLNLVPGWTPGKQVSSVTIDGKAVKGWKVTKQDPKSRMPFALAGSSRSADVLVLSIPSADVAKAHTVTVRFK